A portion of the Cryptomeria japonica chromosome 5, Sugi_1.0, whole genome shotgun sequence genome contains these proteins:
- the LOC131045834 gene encoding uncharacterized protein LOC131045834 has product MSLAHINTDDVEVKKENNTTCVLGEGALDKAIEVIETYDLPGGLLPLENVYEAGINEDTGDVWIKQKAEVKHHFKKADKHVQYSPDISCKMEKKKMKDIKGVKAKDMLVWVPVNEIYVDDSTPPKIHFKSIAGLSRTFPVEYYARGE; this is encoded by the coding sequence ATGTCTCTGGCCCATATTAACACTGATGATGTTGAGGTGAAGAAGGAGAACAATACaacatgtgttctaggagaaggtGCTCTGGACAAGGCCATTGAAGTGATAGAGACCTATGATCTTCCTGGTGGGCTTCTGCCATTAGAAAATGTTTATGAAGCAGGGATCAATGAGGATACTGGTGATGTTTGGATAAAGCAGAAGGCTGAGGTGAAACACCACTTCAAGAAGGCTGATAAGCATGTTCAGTATTCACCAGACATATCATGCAAGATGGAGAAGAAAAAGATGAAGGATATCAAGGGTGTCAAGGCCAAGGACATGCTGGTGTGGGTGCCTGTGAATGAGATCTATGTGGATGATAGCACTCCCCCTAAGATTCACTTCAAAAGCATTGctgggctttcaaggaccttcccTGTTGAGTACTATGCCAGAGGGGAATAG